A segment of the Lycium ferocissimum isolate CSIRO_LF1 chromosome 5, AGI_CSIRO_Lferr_CH_V1, whole genome shotgun sequence genome:
CCCTGTTTCTGTGGCACTTtttgcttttcgagagtcaatagACTATCATTTGAAACTAAATTAGATTAAATCAACTCTATATTTTAgacttaaaatttagatattcaaaaactatatgggagtactataagttgcaattctttCTCATGTCAATATTATGAAgatacattttaaaatgttagttcaaagtttatatagtttgaatctcgaaaaatAGAAAGTGTCACggaaattgggacagagggagtaacttTTACTTTTCTGGCCGAAGtatccaaaaaaattgaaaatttgatgTTTTTTAATATCAGGTTTGGACTAACTCTGGAGTTTTGACTTGTCTTGAAGCAATTGTATATTGAGATAGTTGCTGATGTTGGGAGATTAAACATGGACTGTACTAATGAATCTTTGATTGTTGATATGGGGTTAGTAGTAGGACGTGGAGATACTACAAATAGTGTGAGTGGTTTGAAAAGAGAATCGGGTTATTGCAATCAGTGTTTAAATCTGGAAGCAAAGATCAAGACAATCGAATATACTTGTTCCAGTTTGCGGCAGGAGATTGACCAGGAGAGAAAGGGGTTTAAGTTACTTGAAGGTAAGTTTGAGGCATTGCGAGTCGAAAAGCTTGCTGTTGAGGATGAGCTTGAGGTATTGAAGAGAAGGAATCAAGAGCTGGAAGAGCGGATACGGAAAATTGAGAATAATAATGAAAGTAATGAGGAAAACGAGGAGGAAGACAAGGTTTTACAGTTGATGATTGAGAACAGTTTCTTGGAATGTGAGAAAAGGAAGGCTGAAAGTGATGTTGAGTATTGGAAATCCAAGTGCAACGAGCTACAGTTGACAGTGGCCGAATTGGACAAAAAATTGGCCCAGAAAACGGACTTGGAAGAagtatataaaatcataaaagtTGATGAAATGCAAAATAAGGCTGGTTTAGATGCAAATCCCTTTTTCTCTGATGGAGAAATTGGATCTCTACAATCTCAAGATTCAGGTACACCGTCTAAACAATTTTGTTCGAAGTTGTACAAATCATTTTAGGAGTtggaagtatatattttactcTAGAAGATTGGGATGCATAATGTAGACTTTTTTACTTATTCCATTGCTTATTGCTTTTAATGGACAGGGAAATATTTGGCAAAAACTCCAAGCGTGCAAGCCAAGCTTGTGGGAGGAAACCAAGTGAAGAAGCGATTGACATTTGAAGAAGGAAAGGGGCCTAACAAGAGGATGGCTCCTTCTACGCCAGCTGGCGTAAGACCTGCAAAAGTTGTTGTCATTGACATAAATGAAAGTGATGATGAAAGAACTACTGGTCCTCTCTGTACATCAATAATTGGAAGTGATTATGAAACTTCTGTCCCTCTCTGTACACCTCCCGTACCAGGAATTGCTCGTAGTGTACCTTACTGTGGATCAGGGAGCACCTTGTCTAATATCGAATTGCCTTCAGAGAACAATTTAAAGATAACTGACATTGAGCAAGGTGAAGACAGTGACATGGTTTGCGATAATAAGGAGGTTTTATGTGTTCCAACTCCAAAAAGAAGGAGAGCTTCGAACATAATTGCTAGTGATAGTGACAccgataacgatgatgataaaGTTCCAATTTGCATGCTCAAAAGTAGGCATTTTTGTGAAAAAAGCTCTGATGATCATCCCAGAAGTCACTCATCTCAAACTGGTGATTCCGACGAAGCAATCGGGAAATCATCTAGTAGACGGCGCCTAGTGAAGCTAAGTCAATTCGAAGGGAAAGGTGGTGGTGGCAATGACTTTGAAGAAGAAGTGTCAGAAAGTGAAGGAGAAAGCTTAGGTGGATTTATAGTTAGCAGCTCTGACATCTCAGATGATGATGACATCTCTAATTCTGACGGTGCATTGCAAAGTAATTCTTCTGTAGCTGAAGATTCAATAACTGATTCAGAGCATATATCAGAGAGTGATTCAGATTATGGTGAGATATTGTCGAGAATTCGAAGGAACAAAAGTGAGAAATTAGAGTGGGAGTTTGAGGGGGATATGCTTGCTGCCTTTGGTAAGGATCCTGAATTATGTATGAAGGCTGTTTGTGTTTTGTATAGGCAGCAAACATCTGAGGAGCAATGTAGTAAAGAAACAATATTTCACAATCAAAGAGGTTTTAGCCATTGCGATGCCTTCAGGTATGTGCTTGTATGAGATGTGAATACTACATGATCTATAGTTATTAtgttgaaattcatgaaaaaatgcaAAAACATGCGCATTATGGTCCTTAAATGGTGCTGGTATGGATGAACGGAACACTTATTTTAGCTCTACATGGCTAGTTCTAGTATCTCCACTAACGTGTTAACTCTTTGTTTGTTGTAACTTTTCCAAGCTCATAGCCTACATAGGAAAAAAACGCATGGTTAAAAATGTGTCAGCATAATTTGTCAATGCTAGTAATTTTCCATCTCTTACAAAATTTTTTGATAACTATGATATCCGGGCCAACTTGCGCGCACATTGACTAATTCCACAATGTACCTATTACCTCCCACCATCACGGGTAACAGGTACAATTTGAATGTCTTATTTGTCTGGGATACTTTAGTTAAAAGAGAAAATTGACTTATTATTGAATTTGAGGGTTTAATAATCTCCTTCTCTCATAAATAGAGTTGTTTAGCATGATACGTTTTGGTCGTAATTCCTTGAAACCCTAGGTGCTGGACTGTGTTTTAGATGACCCATGAATCTGTGACATGGACATTCTTATTGTTATGGCAGTAGGCCTCGTCTATTGAACTCTCTTTTACATTAGTTCATAGCCCATTAATCTCTTCTAATTTAGTGAATAAGCATTAAGCTCAATTGCTATAGGTAGTCGATTTGAATATGCATTTTAGCTCAATTCCTATGGTTATGagcaagtttcaaaagtttgcTCGGCTTCTTCCAAAAGAGGTCAAAGTGGATAAGAGAAGGAA
Coding sequences within it:
- the LOC132056470 gene encoding uncharacterized protein LOC132056470; protein product: MDCTNESLIVDMGLVVGRGDTTNSVSGLKRESGYCNQCLNLEAKIKTIEYTCSSLRQEIDQERKGFKLLEGKFEALRVEKLAVEDELEVLKRRNQELEERIRKIENNNESNEENEEEDKVLQLMIENSFLECEKRKAESDVEYWKSKCNELQLTVAELDKKLAQKTDLEEVYKIIKVDEMQNKAGLDANPFFSDGEIGSLQSQDSGKYLAKTPSVQAKLVGGNQVKKRLTFEEGKGPNKRMAPSTPAGVRPAKVVVIDINESDDERTTGPLCTSIIGSDYETSVPLCTPPVPGIARSVPYCGSGSTLSNIELPSENNLKITDIEQGEDSDMVCDNKEVLCVPTPKRRRASNIIASDSDTDNDDDKVPICMLKSRHFCEKSSDDHPRSHSSQTGDSDEAIGKSSSRRRLVKLSQFEGKGGGGNDFEEEVSESEGESLGGFIVSSSDISDDDDISNSDGALQSNSSVAEDSITDSEHISESDSDYGEILSRIRRNKSEKLEWEFEGDMLAAFGKDPELCMKAVCVLYRQQTSEEQCSKETIFHNQRGFSHCDAFRGSTLAEFLTDGDPQGDMKKSLKELQAYDPKGVEVCITLATRYSKQLFAIYKNKEDPFFSAP